From Magnolia sinica isolate HGM2019 chromosome 13, MsV1, whole genome shotgun sequence, one genomic window encodes:
- the LOC131222890 gene encoding NAC domain-containing protein 75-like isoform X1, with protein MDKSRIGSISSSDLIDAKLERHQMCLTVRCPGCGYMLDRKRDWLGLPAGVKFDPTDQELIEHLEAKVEEESGNSKSHPLIDEFIPTIEGEDGICYTHPEKLPGVTKDGLIRHFFHRPSKAYTTGTRKRRKIQTECDLQGGETRWHKTGKTRPVMVIGKQKGCKKILVLYTNFGKRRKPEKTNWVMHQYHLGLSDEEKEGELVVSKIFYQTQPRQCNWTDKIAGGESIEHRRETGSESCSSREVTSNRDHDLSVVGIPSYSSMDIQRLKPDHFIFGPLGKSIDEVGQREASNARKASGSMCTEHEELDQQKSLHVTHENPVVTSAYQISRQSNPITTVVSQPLPQTSIVLDDPYQVPAIILQHENFQQQHHQQKLAERSASGLEEIILGCTSGAVKEDASITNPQETEWLKYSYWSEPDNHPPNQG; from the exons ATGGATAAGAGTCGTATCGGTTCCATTAGCAGTTCTGATCTCATCGACGCAAAGCTTGAACGGCATCAGATGTGTCTAACCGTAAGGTGCCCGGGTTGTGGATACATGCTCGATCGAAAACGG GACTGGTTAGGGCTTCCAGCCGGAGTGAAATTTGATCCAACAGATCAAGAGTTGATAGAGCACCTTGAGGCGAAGGTAGAAGAAGAATCGGGGAACTCGAAATCTCATCCTCTGATAGATGAATTCATCCCTACAATAGAAGGGGAAGATGGAATCTGCTACACCCATCCTGAAAAACTTCCAG GTGTAACAAAGGACGGTCTAATCAGGCATTTCTTCCACAGGCCATCCAAGGCCTACACCACTGGAACGAGGAAAAGGAGGAAAATCCAAACAGAATGCGATCTGCAAGGAGGTGAAACAAGGTGGCACAAAACAGGCAAAACAAGGCCTGTGATGGTGATTGGGAAGCAAAAAGGATGCAAGAAGATCTTGGTCTTGTACACTAACTTTGGGAAGCGTAGAAAGCCAGAAAAAACCAACTGGGTCATGCATCAATACCACTTGGGTCTGTCTGATGAAGAGAAAGAAGGTGAACTTGTGGTCTCAAAGATCTTCTACCAGACCCAACCCAGGCAATGCAATTGGACGGATAAGATTGCAGGTGGAGAGAGCATTGAGCATAGAAGGGAGACTGGTAGTGAGAGCTGTTCTTCTAGAGAAGTTACCAGCAATAGAGATCATGATTTGTCGGTGGTTGGGATTCCAAGCTACAGTTCCATGGACATCCAACGGCTGAAACCTGATCATTTTATCTTTGGTCCACTGGGGAAGAGCATTGATGAG GTTGGTCAGAGAGAAGCTTCAAATGCAAGGAAGGCATCAGGTAGCATGTGCACCGAGCATGAAGAGCTGGACCAGCAAAAGTCTCTCCACGTGACCCACGAGAATCCAGTCGTAACATCAGCTTACCAAATCAGCAGGCAATCAAACCCAATCACCACCGTTGTTTCTCAACCCCTCCCCCAAACTTCCATTGTTCTTGATGACCCCTATCAGGTCCCAGCTATAATCCTCCAACATGAAAATTTCCAG CAACAGCATCATCAACAAAAACTGGCAGAAAGATCTGCTTCTGGTTTGGAAGAAATAATACTGGGGTGCACTTCGGGAGCAGTGAAAGAA GATGCGTCAATCACAAACCCTCAAGAGACAGAATGGCTAAAGTATTCTTACTGGTCTGAACCTGACAACCACCCCCCTAATCAGGGGTAG
- the LOC131222890 gene encoding NAC domain-containing protein 75-like isoform X2: MDKSRIGSISSSDLIDAKLERHQMCLTVRCPGCGYMLDRKRDWLGLPAGVKFDPTDQELIEHLEAKVEEESGNSKSHPLIDEFIPTIEGEDGICYTHPEKLPGVTKDGLIRHFFHRPSKAYTTGTRKRRKIQTECDLQGGETRWHKTGKTRPVMVIGKQKGCKKILVLYTNFGKRRKPEKTNWVMHQYHLGLSDEEKEGELVVSKIFYQTQPRQCNWTDKIAGGESIEHRRETGSESCSSREVTSNRDHDLSVVGIPSYSSMDIQRLKPDHFIFGPLGKSIDEVGQREASNARKASGSMCTEHEELDQQKSLHVTHENPVVTSAYQISRQSNPITTVVSQPLPQTSIVLDDPYQVPAIILQHENFQQQHHQQKLAERSASGLEEIILGCTSGAVKEVGCVNHKPSRDRMAKVFLLV; this comes from the exons ATGGATAAGAGTCGTATCGGTTCCATTAGCAGTTCTGATCTCATCGACGCAAAGCTTGAACGGCATCAGATGTGTCTAACCGTAAGGTGCCCGGGTTGTGGATACATGCTCGATCGAAAACGG GACTGGTTAGGGCTTCCAGCCGGAGTGAAATTTGATCCAACAGATCAAGAGTTGATAGAGCACCTTGAGGCGAAGGTAGAAGAAGAATCGGGGAACTCGAAATCTCATCCTCTGATAGATGAATTCATCCCTACAATAGAAGGGGAAGATGGAATCTGCTACACCCATCCTGAAAAACTTCCAG GTGTAACAAAGGACGGTCTAATCAGGCATTTCTTCCACAGGCCATCCAAGGCCTACACCACTGGAACGAGGAAAAGGAGGAAAATCCAAACAGAATGCGATCTGCAAGGAGGTGAAACAAGGTGGCACAAAACAGGCAAAACAAGGCCTGTGATGGTGATTGGGAAGCAAAAAGGATGCAAGAAGATCTTGGTCTTGTACACTAACTTTGGGAAGCGTAGAAAGCCAGAAAAAACCAACTGGGTCATGCATCAATACCACTTGGGTCTGTCTGATGAAGAGAAAGAAGGTGAACTTGTGGTCTCAAAGATCTTCTACCAGACCCAACCCAGGCAATGCAATTGGACGGATAAGATTGCAGGTGGAGAGAGCATTGAGCATAGAAGGGAGACTGGTAGTGAGAGCTGTTCTTCTAGAGAAGTTACCAGCAATAGAGATCATGATTTGTCGGTGGTTGGGATTCCAAGCTACAGTTCCATGGACATCCAACGGCTGAAACCTGATCATTTTATCTTTGGTCCACTGGGGAAGAGCATTGATGAG GTTGGTCAGAGAGAAGCTTCAAATGCAAGGAAGGCATCAGGTAGCATGTGCACCGAGCATGAAGAGCTGGACCAGCAAAAGTCTCTCCACGTGACCCACGAGAATCCAGTCGTAACATCAGCTTACCAAATCAGCAGGCAATCAAACCCAATCACCACCGTTGTTTCTCAACCCCTCCCCCAAACTTCCATTGTTCTTGATGACCCCTATCAGGTCCCAGCTATAATCCTCCAACATGAAAATTTCCAG CAACAGCATCATCAACAAAAACTGGCAGAAAGATCTGCTTCTGGTTTGGAAGAAATAATACTGGGGTGCACTTCGGGAGCAGTGAAAGAAGTAG GATGCGTCAATCACAAACCCTCAAGAGACAGAATGGCTAAAGTATTCTTACTGGTCTGA
- the LOC131222890 gene encoding NAC domain-containing protein 75-like isoform X3 — MCLTVRCPGCGYMLDRKRDWLGLPAGVKFDPTDQELIEHLEAKVEEESGNSKSHPLIDEFIPTIEGEDGICYTHPEKLPGVTKDGLIRHFFHRPSKAYTTGTRKRRKIQTECDLQGGETRWHKTGKTRPVMVIGKQKGCKKILVLYTNFGKRRKPEKTNWVMHQYHLGLSDEEKEGELVVSKIFYQTQPRQCNWTDKIAGGESIEHRRETGSESCSSREVTSNRDHDLSVVGIPSYSSMDIQRLKPDHFIFGPLGKSIDEVGQREASNARKASGSMCTEHEELDQQKSLHVTHENPVVTSAYQISRQSNPITTVVSQPLPQTSIVLDDPYQVPAIILQHENFQQQHHQQKLAERSASGLEEIILGCTSGAVKEDASITNPQETEWLKYSYWSEPDNHPPNQG, encoded by the exons ATGTGTCTAACCGTAAGGTGCCCGGGTTGTGGATACATGCTCGATCGAAAACGG GACTGGTTAGGGCTTCCAGCCGGAGTGAAATTTGATCCAACAGATCAAGAGTTGATAGAGCACCTTGAGGCGAAGGTAGAAGAAGAATCGGGGAACTCGAAATCTCATCCTCTGATAGATGAATTCATCCCTACAATAGAAGGGGAAGATGGAATCTGCTACACCCATCCTGAAAAACTTCCAG GTGTAACAAAGGACGGTCTAATCAGGCATTTCTTCCACAGGCCATCCAAGGCCTACACCACTGGAACGAGGAAAAGGAGGAAAATCCAAACAGAATGCGATCTGCAAGGAGGTGAAACAAGGTGGCACAAAACAGGCAAAACAAGGCCTGTGATGGTGATTGGGAAGCAAAAAGGATGCAAGAAGATCTTGGTCTTGTACACTAACTTTGGGAAGCGTAGAAAGCCAGAAAAAACCAACTGGGTCATGCATCAATACCACTTGGGTCTGTCTGATGAAGAGAAAGAAGGTGAACTTGTGGTCTCAAAGATCTTCTACCAGACCCAACCCAGGCAATGCAATTGGACGGATAAGATTGCAGGTGGAGAGAGCATTGAGCATAGAAGGGAGACTGGTAGTGAGAGCTGTTCTTCTAGAGAAGTTACCAGCAATAGAGATCATGATTTGTCGGTGGTTGGGATTCCAAGCTACAGTTCCATGGACATCCAACGGCTGAAACCTGATCATTTTATCTTTGGTCCACTGGGGAAGAGCATTGATGAG GTTGGTCAGAGAGAAGCTTCAAATGCAAGGAAGGCATCAGGTAGCATGTGCACCGAGCATGAAGAGCTGGACCAGCAAAAGTCTCTCCACGTGACCCACGAGAATCCAGTCGTAACATCAGCTTACCAAATCAGCAGGCAATCAAACCCAATCACCACCGTTGTTTCTCAACCCCTCCCCCAAACTTCCATTGTTCTTGATGACCCCTATCAGGTCCCAGCTATAATCCTCCAACATGAAAATTTCCAG CAACAGCATCATCAACAAAAACTGGCAGAAAGATCTGCTTCTGGTTTGGAAGAAATAATACTGGGGTGCACTTCGGGAGCAGTGAAAGAA GATGCGTCAATCACAAACCCTCAAGAGACAGAATGGCTAAAGTATTCTTACTGGTCTGAACCTGACAACCACCCCCCTAATCAGGGGTAG